TACCCGTAGCGCTGCCCCACCTGGACGCCGGGGATCGCCCCGTGCCAGACCCCGAGGGTGTGCTCCGTGAGGCGGTGCCGGACCTCCGCGCCGTCGTCGTCGAACAGGCAGACCCACATCGCCGTCGACTCCGGTGACCACACCGCGAAGTTGGTGGCCTCGGCGGCCCACGTCGCCCCGAGCAGCTGGTGGAAGCCGGGCCACACCGGGGCGGTCTCGTCACGATGGCGCCAGCGCCAGGTGTTGTGGCTCACCGACCCATTCAAGCCCATGGGGCTGCCGACACGCCGACGCGGCCTCGTAGGCTCGCGCCACCACCCGCACTCGACGGAGGAGTCACCAGCATGTCGGAGTTCGTGCGCCTCGAGGTCGCCGACGGAGTCGGCACGATCCGCCTCGACCGGCCGAAGATGAACGCGCTCAACGCGCAGGTCCAGGAGGAGATCCGGGCCGCGGCCACGGAGGCGGGCGACCGCGACGACGTGAAGGCCGTCGTCATCTGGGGCGGCGAGCGGGTCTTCGCCGCCGGCGCCGACATCAAGGAGATGGCCGACCTCTCCTACACCGACATGGTCGTCCGCTCCGGAAGGCTGCAGACGGCCTTCAGCGCGGTGGCGCGGATCCCGAAGCCCGTCGTCGCGGCGGTGAACGGCTATGCGCTGGGGGGTGGGTGCGAGCTCGCGCTGTGCGCCGACGTGCGGTTCGCGGCCGAGGACGCCGTCCTGGGGCAGCCGGAGATCCAGCTCGGGATCATCCCGGGTGCAGGTGGGACGCAGCGGCTCACGCGCCTGGTCGGCCCGAGCCGGGCCAAGGAGCTGATCTTCACCGGTCGCTTCGTCAAGGCGGACGAGGCGCTGGCCCTCGGGCTGGTCGACCGCGTGCTCCCGGCCGAGCAGGTCTACGAGGAGGCGCTGGCGTGGGCCGGGCAGTTCGCCGGTGCCGCGTCGTACGCGCTGCGCGCGGCGAAGGAGGCCGTCGACCGGGGGCTCGAGGTGGACCTCGACACCGGGTTGGAGATCGAGCGGCAGCAGTTCGCCGCCCTGTTCGCCACCGAGGACCGCACCGTCGGCATGCAGTCCTTCGTCGAGCACGGCCCGGGCAAGGCCCAGTTCCGGGGCCGCTGACGAGGACGGCGCCTCCGGCAATAGGATCCGCGCCATGGCCGAACGCAAGCTGAAGCCCGAGCAGTCGGCGGGCACCGTCACCAAGGCCCGCACCCGGGTGGCCCAGGCCGTCTGGTTGGTCTTCGTGGTCTGCGCGCTCTTCCTCGCGGTGGGCGCGCTGCTCGTCGCTCTCGACGCGAACGAGAAGAACGCGCTGGTCGACTTCGTCACCAGCGGCGCCGACGCGGTGGACCTCGGGATCTTCTCGCGCAGGAACGGCATCAAGGAGTTCGCCGGCAGCAACGCCGACGTCAAGAACGCCCTGGTCAACTGGGGCCTGGGGGCAGTGGCCTACCTCGTCGTCGGTCGGATCATCGACCGTGTGGTGCGTCCCTGAGCCCCGGACCCGGGCCCACGGCCGGTGTGAGCCACTCCACCGGCCGTGAGGTTCAAAGCCAGGTGACTCGCTAGTAACCTCGACCGCAACCCGAGAGCACAGGAGGGGCCTGACCGGCCGCAACCACCCATGAACATTGTCGTCTGTGTGAAGTACGTGCCCGATGCGACCGCCGACCGGCACTTCGAGCAGGACCTGACCGTGGACCGCGACGGCGTCGACGGCCTGCTGTCCGAGCTCGACGAGTACGCCGTCGAGCAGGCGCTCCAGATCAAGGAGAAGTCCGGCAACCCCGACGAGGTGAAGGTCACCGCGCTGACGGTCGCACCCGAGGGTGGTGTCGACGCGGTCCGCAAGGCCCTGCAGATGGGTGCTGACGAGGGCGTCCACGTCGTCGACGACGCCATCGCCGGGTCCGACGCGATCGCGACCTCGCTGGTGCTCGCCAAGGCCGTGGAGAAGATCGGTTCGGTGGACCTCGTCATGTGCGGCATGGCCTCGACCGACGGCGCCATGAGCGTCGTGCCGGCGATGCTGGCCGAGCGGCTCGACCTCCCGCAGGTGACGCTGGCCTCGGTCATCGAGACCCAGGGCGACCAGGTCCGGATCAAGCGTGACGGCGACACGGCCACCGAGGTCGTGGGCGCCACGATGCCGCTCGTGCTGTCGGTGACCGACCAGAGCGGCGAAGCGCGCTACCCCTCGTTCAAGGGCATCATGGCGGCCAAGAAGAAGCCGCTGGAGACCTGGGGCCTGGCCGACCTCGGCGTCGACGCCGGCGACGTGGGGCTCTCCGTCGCCTGGTCCGAGGTCGTCGAGACCACCGAGCGGCCGCCCCGTACCCAGGGCGAGATCGTCACCGACGAGGACGGCTCGGGCGCGGGCGCGCTGGCCGACTTCCTCGCGTCCAAGAAGTTCATCTGAGGAGGCTGCTGATGTCTGAAGTCCTGGTACTCGTCGACCACGCCGACGGCGAGGTCAAGAAGCCCACCTACGAGCTCCTCACGATCGCCCGCCGGCTGGGCGAGCCCTCCGCGGTCTTCATCGGAGCCGGCGACCAGGGCGCCGCGGCGGCCGACAAGGTCAAGGCCTACGGCGCCGAGAAGGTCTACGTCGTCGACGACGCCGACATCAAGGGCTACCTGGTGGCCCCCAAGGCCGAGGCCCTGCAGCAGCTGGTCGACAAGACCAGCCCCGCCGCGGTCCTGATCCCCTCAACGTTCGAGGGCAAGGAGATCGCGGCCCGGCTCGCGATCAAGATCGGTTCCGGCCTCATCACCGACGCCGTCGACGTGGCCGAGGACGGGACGACCACCCAGTCCGTCTTCGCCGGCAACTACACGGTGACCGCCAAGGTCACCACCGGGGTGCCGGTCATCACCGTCAAGCCCAACTCCGCCACCCCGGAGGAGGCCGCCGGCGCCGCCGCGGTCGAGGAGTTCGCGGCCACGGTGTCCGACAGCGCGAAGAAGGCGCAGATCGTGGCCTCGCAGCCCCGCAAGGCCTCCGGCCGACCCGAGCTGACCGAGGCGGCGATCGTGGTCGCCGGCGGGCGCGGCACCGGGGGCGACTTCGCGCCGGTCGAGAAGCTCGCAGACTCGCTGGGTGCGGCCGTGGGCGCCTCCCGCGCGGCCGTCGACAGCGGCTGGATCGCCCACTCCTTCCAGATCGGCCAGACCGGCAAGACCGTCTCGCCGCAGCTCTACATCGCCGGCGGCATCTCCGGGGCCATCCAGCACCGGGCCGGCATGCAGACCTCCAAGACGATCGTGGCCGTCAACAAGGACGAGGAGGCGCCGATCTTCGAGCTCGTCGACTTCGGCGTCGTCGGCGACCTGCACAGCGTCTTCCCGGCTGCGGCCGAGAAGGTGACCGAGCGCAAGGGCTGATCCCGGCCCCGACGTACGAGGCCCCCGCCACCCGGACCGGGTGACGGGGGCCTCGTCGTGTGGCGGCTACCAGCCGGAGTGCTCGTCGATGACGCCCACCCGGGGGACCCGCACGAAGCGCTTGCCCTTGCGCCCGGTGCCGATCCGCACCTTGCGCAGCGAGACGTTGTCGGTCTCGTCGGACTCGACGATGATCCCGTTGGGGTTGGCGACGACCTCGATGTAGTAGACCCCGTCCGGCAGGTTCTTGATCCCGAAGGCCTGGCCGGCGCGGTACTGGTGGTAGGTGTCTCCCGAGCCGTTGGACAGGACCTGCCGCAGCGAGAGCGCGTCGCGGCCGCCACAGGCGCTGCCCAGGTCGGTGTTGCCGGGCTGCCAGTCGGCGTCGGGGATCGTGTAGTCGACGGCATCGGTGTTGGCCAGGCAGAACGACGCCTTGCGGGAGCGGACCGCCAGGTTCATGTCGCTGTCCAGGAGGCGGTAGCCCGCGAAGTCCTCGAAGTGCCAGTGCTGGTGGTTGGCCCCGTGCCAGTGGAACCGGCCGATCTGCTCGTAGCCGGTCTGGTTGCCCTCACCGTCGAAGAAGTACTGGTAGGCCACCATGTGGTGGTCGTGCCCGTGACCGTCGGCAGGCCGGAAGCCGTCGACGACGAGCGGTCCGCCGCCGCCGTTCCACACGTTGGCGCCGAAGCGGAGCTGGGTCCCCTTGCGGTTCAGCCCGATGTGGAAGGCCGGCAACGACTTGAGGTTGGGTGCCGTGGCCGGCACCACGGTGCCGGCGCTCCTCGACTCCGGCTCGTGGGCGGCAGGTCGCGCGACCGGACCGCTACGGGCGGCGGGGCGCTCCGGCCGTGCCTGCCGGCCGTCCTTGGCGCGGCGGACCACCAGCCGGGTCGTGGAGGTCGCCTCCTCGGGCGCGATCCCGAAGAAGTCGACCCAGGCGGGGAGGATCGTGCCGGTGACGTCGTAGCGGCCCGGCTTGAGCCGCATCGACATGCTCCACTCGTTGAGCAGGGGGCTCGACCAGCCGGTCTGGATCCCCATCACCGAGCCCAGCGTGTAGGGGTTCCAGGGGCAGCCGTGGGGATAGGGCGACTCGGCCGGGGCGGAGGGGTGGACCCGCTGGACGTCGTAGCCGTTGAGGCACGCGGGGGCGTCGAAGCGTCGGATCACCTTGCCGTCCCGGTTGGCGACCGAGACCTGCGCGAAGGACGACAGCCCCGAGAACGTGGGCATCGCGTCGGCGGGGAGGGGCACGTCGCCACCGGAGGTCCGCCAGACGCTGGTGATCGGGTCGTCGTAGGACGGGCGGGTCGACCAGATGGCGACCGGCTCGTCGCCGGCGACCAGCCGCAGCCCGAAGTCGGTCCAGACCTGGCCGCGCCAGCTCTCGGTGACCATCCGCTCCGGGCCCTGCAGGCTGAGTGGGGACGACGGCAGCGGGGCCGGCTCGTCGCCGCTCGCGGCAGGCGTGGTGAGTGCCAGAGAGCCCGCTGCGACGGCAGCGGCGATCCCGGTGGCGAGGGTGCGACGAGACA
The genomic region above belongs to Nocardioides coralli and contains:
- a CDS encoding enoyl-CoA hydratase/isomerase family protein → MSEFVRLEVADGVGTIRLDRPKMNALNAQVQEEIRAAATEAGDRDDVKAVVIWGGERVFAAGADIKEMADLSYTDMVVRSGRLQTAFSAVARIPKPVVAAVNGYALGGGCELALCADVRFAAEDAVLGQPEIQLGIIPGAGGTQRLTRLVGPSRAKELIFTGRFVKADEALALGLVDRVLPAEQVYEEALAWAGQFAGAASYALRAAKEAVDRGLEVDLDTGLEIERQQFAALFATEDRTVGMQSFVEHGPGKAQFRGR
- a CDS encoding electron transfer flavoprotein subunit beta/FixA family protein, producing the protein MKYVPDATADRHFEQDLTVDRDGVDGLLSELDEYAVEQALQIKEKSGNPDEVKVTALTVAPEGGVDAVRKALQMGADEGVHVVDDAIAGSDAIATSLVLAKAVEKIGSVDLVMCGMASTDGAMSVVPAMLAERLDLPQVTLASVIETQGDQVRIKRDGDTATEVVGATMPLVLSVTDQSGEARYPSFKGIMAAKKKPLETWGLADLGVDAGDVGLSVAWSEVVETTERPPRTQGEIVTDEDGSGAGALADFLASKKFI
- a CDS encoding electron transfer flavoprotein subunit alpha/FixB family protein, translating into MSEVLVLVDHADGEVKKPTYELLTIARRLGEPSAVFIGAGDQGAAAADKVKAYGAEKVYVVDDADIKGYLVAPKAEALQQLVDKTSPAAVLIPSTFEGKEIAARLAIKIGSGLITDAVDVAEDGTTTQSVFAGNYTVTAKVTTGVPVITVKPNSATPEEAAGAAAVEEFAATVSDSAKKAQIVASQPRKASGRPELTEAAIVVAGGRGTGGDFAPVEKLADSLGAAVGASRAAVDSGWIAHSFQIGQTGKTVSPQLYIAGGISGAIQHRAGMQTSKTIVAVNKDEEAPIFELVDFGVVGDLHSVFPAAAEKVTERKG
- a CDS encoding lysyl oxidase family protein: MSRRTLATGIAAAVAAGSLALTTPAASGDEPAPLPSSPLSLQGPERMVTESWRGQVWTDFGLRLVAGDEPVAIWSTRPSYDDPITSVWRTSGGDVPLPADAMPTFSGLSSFAQVSVANRDGKVIRRFDAPACLNGYDVQRVHPSAPAESPYPHGCPWNPYTLGSVMGIQTGWSSPLLNEWSMSMRLKPGRYDVTGTILPAWVDFFGIAPEEATSTTRLVVRRAKDGRQARPERPAARSGPVARPAAHEPESRSAGTVVPATAPNLKSLPAFHIGLNRKGTQLRFGANVWNGGGGPLVVDGFRPADGHGHDHHMVAYQYFFDGEGNQTGYEQIGRFHWHGANHQHWHFEDFAGYRLLDSDMNLAVRSRKASFCLANTDAVDYTIPDADWQPGNTDLGSACGGRDALSLRQVLSNGSGDTYHQYRAGQAFGIKNLPDGVYYIEVVANPNGIIVESDETDNVSLRKVRIGTGRKGKRFVRVPRVGVIDEHSGW